One genomic region from Gossypium hirsutum isolate 1008001.06 chromosome D13, Gossypium_hirsutum_v2.1, whole genome shotgun sequence encodes:
- the LOC107918865 gene encoding pectin acetylesterase 10 has protein sequence MMKLSWVWIVIAIAFLQLVTGFLDFNETELSLIEAYDFGVSKLNYNPLMVGLTLITSAGAKGAVCLDGTLPGYHWHRGYGSGANSWLIQLEGGGWCNNVRTCVYRKKTRRGSSTYMEKQIPFTGILSDKAEQNPDFFNWNRVKLRYCDGASFTGDTENKAAKLQFRGQRIWLAAMEDLMSKGMRNAKQALLSGCSAGGLASILHCDEFRNMFPRTSKVKCLSDAGLFLDAVDVSGGRTLRSLYNGVVGLQGVQHNLPRICTIHRDPTSCFFPQNLISNIRTSLFILNAAYDSWQIQSSIAPPSADPHGYWHECRLNHAKCSASQMRFLQGFRIEMLNAIKGFSQSRENGLFINSCFAHCQTERQDTWFAANSPEIRNKAIAIAVGDWYFDRAGVKIIDCPYPCDKSCHYLVFK, from the exons ATGATGAAGCTCTCTTGGGTTTGGATTGTTATagcaattgcttttcttcaactTGTTACTGGATTCTTAGATTTTAATGAAACAGAGCTATCTCTTATTGAGGCTTACGACTTCGGAGTCTCCAAACTCAATTACAATCCTCTCATGGTTGGACTGACTCTTATTACAAGTGCTGGCGCTAAAGGAGCAG TCTGCCTGGATGGAACATTGCCAGGTTATCATTGGCATCGTGGATACGGATCGGGCGCAAACAGCTGGCTCATTCAGTTGGAG GGAGGTGGATGGTGCAATAACGTTAGAACTTGTGTCTACCGCAAAAAAACACGACGAGGATCATCTACGTACATGGAAAAGCAGATACCCTTTACTGGAATATTGAGTGATAAGGCTGAACAAAATCCTG ACTTTTTCAATTGGAACAGAGTAAAGCTTCGTTATTGTGATGGTGCCTCTTTTACTGGGGACACAGAAAATAAG GCTGCAAAGCTGCAATTTAGGGGCCAACGTATATGGTTAGCTGCAATGGAAGATTTAATGTCAAAAGGAATGCGCAACGCAAAGCAG GCTCTTCTTTCGGGGTGTTCTGCTGGGGGTCTGGCATCAATTTTACACTGTGATGAATTTAGGAACATGTTTCCGAGAACTAGTAAAGTGAAGTGTCTGAGTGATGCTGGTCTATTCCTTGATGC GGTTGATGTCTCTGGTGGTCGCACACTTAGGAGTTTATACAACGGAGTGGTGGGGTTGCAG GGTGTGCAACATAACCTGCCACGCATATGCACCATCCACCGTGATCCAACTTCA TGCTTCTTTCCTCAAAACCTAATCAGCAACATCCGAACTTCACTGTTTATTCTCAATGCAGCATATGATTCATGGCAG ATTCAATCCAGCATAGCTCCACCATCGGCTGATCCACATGGTTATTGGCATGAGTGCAGATTGAACCATGCAAAATGTTCTGCATCACAGATGAGGTTTTTACAAG GCTTCCGAATTGAGATGCTTAATGCTATCAAAGGGTTCTCACAGTCTAGAGAGAACGGATTGTTTATAAATTCGTGTTTTGCTCACTGCCAAACAGAAAGACAAGACACATGGTTTGCTGCTAATTCCCCTGAAATTAGAAACAAG GCAATTGCAATAGCTGTTGGAGATTGGTATTTTGACAGAGCAGGAGTGAAGATCATTGATTGTCCGTACCCATGTGACAAGAGTTGCCACTATCTGGTTTTCAAATGA
- the LOC121225407 gene encoding dynamin-related protein 5A has protein sequence MTHSSPLSPFPFSFPFPYPFSLPLPFPVSKPTIASKPWQWPSKKSCRFSKILALGSQSDGKSSLIEALLRFHFNVREIEMGTRQPLILQMIHYRSTLEPRCRFQEEDSKEYGSPVVSASTIADVIKSRIEALLKKTKTSISPKPIVMRAEFAHCPNLSIIDTPRFDLKIACWFI, from the exons ATGACCCATTCTTCTCCCCTTTCCCCTTTCCCCTTCTCCTTCCCTTTCCCCTACCCCTTTTCTCTACCCCTTCCCTTTCCCGTTTCGAAGCCTACAATCGCCTCCAAGCCATGGCAGTGGCCTTCGAAAAAAAGTTGTCGATTCTCGAAAATTTTAGCCCTCGGCAGTCAATCTGATGGAAAAAGCTCTCTCATTGAAGCTTTGCTTAGATTCCATTTCAATGTGCGTGAAATTGAAATGGGTACTCGTCAACCTCTCATTTTGCAGATGATTCATTACCGTTCTACACTTGAGCCTCGCTGTCGCTTTCAG GAAGAAGATTCTAAAGAATATGGAAGTCCAGTTGTTTCAGCATCAACAATTGCGGATGTCATAAAATCAAGAATCGAGGCACTTCTGAAGAAGACTAAAACTTCAATTTCTCCTAAGCCAATTGTAATGAGAGCTGAATTTGCACACTGTCCTAACCTCAGCATCATTGATACCCCAAGATTTGATCTGAAGATAGCTTGCTGGTTCATCTGA